One part of the Bradyrhizobium sp. CB1650 genome encodes these proteins:
- a CDS encoding OmpA family protein: MTRFDRFFGLKAMALVAALSMTAGLALAGDNNVSANQILDALKPKPVTRGLSVAPQADTAQQAKESTFLNTVRNRATRSLSMGEREQIAELAATKPKIDLEIQFDYNSADIAKTSMASVQALGKALSDPVLKGSTFVVAGHTDAIGGEEFNQGLSERRADTIKKYLVQNYGLNGSDLVTVGYGKSKLKDTANGANPINRRVQVVNMETKTASK, encoded by the coding sequence ATGACCCGTTTTGATAGGTTTTTCGGACTGAAGGCGATGGCTCTTGTGGCCGCGCTGTCGATGACGGCGGGCCTGGCGCTCGCCGGCGACAATAACGTTTCCGCCAATCAGATCCTGGATGCGTTGAAGCCGAAGCCGGTGACCCGCGGCCTCTCCGTCGCTCCGCAGGCGGACACGGCCCAGCAGGCCAAGGAATCGACCTTTCTAAACACCGTGCGCAACCGCGCGACCCGATCGCTCTCAATGGGCGAGCGCGAGCAGATCGCCGAGCTCGCAGCGACCAAACCGAAGATCGATCTGGAGATCCAGTTCGACTACAACTCGGCCGACATCGCCAAGACCTCGATGGCCTCGGTGCAGGCGCTCGGCAAGGCGCTCTCCGATCCGGTGCTGAAGGGATCGACCTTCGTGGTCGCCGGCCACACCGACGCGATCGGTGGCGAGGAGTTCAACCAGGGTCTCTCCGAGCGGCGCGCAGACACCATCAAGAAGTATCTGGTGCAGAACTACGGCCTCAACGGCAGCGATCTCGTCACCGTCGGCTACGGCAAATCCAAGCTGAAGGATACCGCCAACGGCGCCAACCCGATCAACCGCCGCGTCCAGGTGGTGAACATGGAAACCAAGACGGCGTCGAAGTGA
- a CDS encoding phospholipid carrier-dependent glycosyltransferase, whose product MPRSAMIAVVIFLVAHLALLIGLTTPEKFVFDEVHYVPAAKQMIAPVMSQPVLNPMHPPLAKELMALSIATFGDNALGWRYPGTLFGALAIVAIYLCGLALFAAQGPAIAAALIAASNQMLYVQARIAMLDIFALAIGLLATAAFMHGFRKERPHALFAFAGSLFGLAAACKWSGLFPFGVCIVIVAVIRLMQGWRTLFADAKPDDWYRLDLWPDFRLHHVALCFAALPAVTYLAAFVPLYGLSLSDLAEAQRRIFADNTTTAIAGHTYMSAWPSWPLLVRPVWFLFDKIAEDRISAVVILGNPLVLWPALLALGVVLRDFIVARRWDAFLIASFYFGPWLAWALLPRTLGFIYYYLPAATAASLALVYVLRRAGPPRWVLWAYVGVAALGFAVMLPISAAFVGTSMQTFNRLMLFQSWI is encoded by the coding sequence ATGCCGCGGAGCGCAATGATCGCCGTCGTGATTTTCCTGGTCGCGCATCTTGCGCTGCTGATCGGCCTCACCACGCCGGAGAAGTTCGTGTTCGATGAGGTGCATTATGTGCCGGCAGCAAAGCAGATGATTGCGCCGGTGATGTCGCAGCCCGTGCTCAACCCGATGCATCCGCCGCTGGCAAAGGAGTTGATGGCGCTGTCGATCGCGACGTTCGGCGACAATGCGCTGGGCTGGCGTTATCCGGGGACGCTGTTCGGCGCGCTCGCGATCGTCGCGATCTATCTCTGCGGTCTCGCGCTGTTCGCCGCGCAAGGACCCGCGATCGCCGCCGCGCTGATCGCGGCCTCGAACCAGATGCTGTACGTGCAGGCGCGCATCGCGATGCTCGACATCTTTGCGCTCGCCATCGGTCTGCTCGCCACCGCGGCCTTCATGCACGGCTTCCGAAAAGAGCGCCCGCACGCGCTGTTCGCCTTCGCCGGCAGCCTGTTCGGTCTCGCTGCGGCCTGCAAATGGAGCGGGTTGTTTCCGTTCGGTGTCTGCATCGTCATCGTGGCGGTGATCCGCCTGATGCAGGGCTGGCGCACGCTGTTTGCCGACGCGAAGCCGGACGACTGGTATCGTCTGGACCTCTGGCCCGACTTCAGGCTGCACCATGTGGCGCTCTGCTTCGCGGCGCTTCCGGCGGTGACATATCTAGCGGCCTTCGTGCCGCTCTACGGACTGTCGTTATCGGATCTGGCCGAGGCACAGCGCCGCATCTTCGCCGACAACACCACCACTGCGATTGCCGGCCATACCTATATGAGCGCATGGCCGTCCTGGCCGTTACTCGTGCGTCCGGTCTGGTTTCTGTTCGACAAGATCGCCGAAGACCGCATTTCCGCGGTCGTCATCCTCGGCAATCCCCTGGTACTGTGGCCGGCGTTGCTTGCGCTCGGCGTCGTGCTGCGCGACTTCATTGTCGCGCGACGGTGGGACGCGTTCCTGATTGCATCGTTCTATTTCGGCCCCTGGCTTGCCTGGGCGCTGCTGCCGCGCACGCTCGGCTTCATCTATTACTATCTGCCGGCCGCAACCGCGGCCTCGCTTGCGCTCGTCTATGTCCTGCGCAGGGCCGGCCCGCCGCGTTGGGTGCTGTGGGCTTATGTCGGCGTCGCGGCCCTTGGTTTTGCGGTGATGCTGCCGATCTCGGCGGCGTTTGTCGGTACGTCGATGCAGACGTTCAACCGCCTGATGCTGTTTCAGAGCTGGATCTGA
- a CDS encoding caspase family protein, with amino-acid sequence MRFLIAAISVAAFFVSGNAAFADKRVAFVVGNAAYRNVPQLPNPAIDSKAMARVLRNVGFDVVEGANLTRDAMTAKLLEFGKKSEGADVAVFFYAGHGIAVNGVNYLLPIDADLKSEMDVKLGAAINVDTTLDQTMADAKVKLVFLDACRDNPFAAKIRSAKATRSVNVQTGLAEMKSGEGTLIAFATGPGQTALDGEAGTNSPFTRALVANIAQPGVEIQQAMTKVRAQVSDETSKGQLPWGHTNLTGNVYLNPVGAPAAAAADTSNAAVSTAAKQGSDVELEFWRSIKDSNKVEELNAYLTSYPNGTFKSIALARIAALQDGPSNTTRNLSAGIDPATFTEEANQVTEDQIGLDKGQRRDAQRRLTGLGFDVKVTGKFDDETRSVIKRWQAARGYPATGYLNKRQHNALLSEIVSTRAASSEQADDEPVRRRSTGGGSRRHYGGGGGGHPMGGPGGLFGGMMGGLFGRR; translated from the coding sequence ATGCGCTTCTTGATCGCAGCAATTTCAGTCGCAGCATTTTTCGTCAGCGGCAACGCCGCTTTCGCGGACAAGCGCGTCGCCTTCGTGGTCGGCAATGCCGCCTACAGGAATGTCCCGCAGCTCCCCAACCCCGCGATCGATTCCAAGGCGATGGCCAGGGTGCTGCGCAATGTCGGCTTCGATGTCGTCGAGGGCGCCAACCTCACGCGCGATGCCATGACCGCAAAGCTCCTGGAGTTCGGCAAGAAGAGCGAGGGCGCCGATGTCGCCGTGTTCTTCTATGCCGGGCACGGCATTGCCGTGAACGGCGTCAACTATTTGTTGCCGATCGACGCAGATCTGAAATCCGAGATGGACGTCAAGCTGGGCGCGGCGATCAATGTCGATACCACGCTCGATCAGACCATGGCGGACGCGAAGGTGAAACTCGTGTTCCTGGATGCCTGCCGCGACAACCCGTTCGCGGCGAAGATACGTTCGGCCAAGGCTACCCGCTCCGTCAACGTGCAGACTGGCCTTGCCGAGATGAAGTCGGGCGAGGGCACGCTGATTGCCTTTGCCACCGGCCCCGGCCAGACCGCGCTCGACGGCGAGGCCGGCACCAACAGCCCGTTCACCCGCGCGCTGGTCGCCAACATTGCCCAGCCCGGCGTCGAGATCCAACAGGCCATGACCAAGGTTCGTGCCCAGGTCAGTGATGAGACCAGCAAAGGACAATTGCCCTGGGGGCACACCAACCTCACTGGCAACGTCTATCTCAATCCGGTTGGCGCGCCGGCCGCGGCCGCGGCGGATACGTCGAACGCGGCGGTGTCGACCGCGGCCAAGCAGGGCTCCGACGTCGAGCTCGAGTTCTGGCGGTCGATCAAGGACTCCAACAAGGTGGAAGAGCTCAACGCTTATCTCACCAGCTATCCGAACGGCACGTTCAAGTCGATCGCACTCGCCCGCATCGCCGCCTTGCAGGATGGACCGTCCAACACTACCCGCAATCTGTCGGCCGGGATCGATCCCGCGACGTTCACTGAAGAAGCCAATCAGGTCACCGAAGACCAGATCGGTCTCGACAAGGGACAGCGCCGGGACGCGCAGCGCCGCCTCACCGGGCTCGGCTTCGACGTCAAGGTGACCGGGAAGTTCGACGACGAGACCCGTTCCGTGATCAAGCGGTGGCAGGCGGCCCGTGGCTATCCCGCCACGGGTTACCTCAACAAGCGCCAGCACAACGCCCTGCTGTCGGAGATCGTTTCGACCCGCGCCGCCTCCTCCGAGCAGGCAGACGATGAGCCGGTGCGTCGCCGTTCCACCGGTGGTGGCAGCCGACGCCATTATGGCGGCGGTGGCGGTGGTCATCCGATGGGCGGCCCCGGCGGTCTGTTCGGCGGCATGATGGGCGGGCTGTTCGGCCGCCGCTGA